The Oncorhynchus keta strain PuntledgeMale-10-30-2019 chromosome 17, Oket_V2, whole genome shotgun sequence genome has a window encoding:
- the LOC127908472 gene encoding uncharacterized protein LOC127908472 — MWQGLQTIPEIIKGKPATSRNTDASLPDTDASLPDTDPRSRTPTPRSRTPTPRSRTPTPRSRTPTPRSRTPTPRSRTPTPRSRTPTPRSRTPTPRSRTRPLAPGHRPLAPGHRRHVPGHRPLAPGHRRLAPGHRPLAPGHRPLAPGHRRLAPGHRRLAPGHRRLAPGHRCHVPDTDATSQTPTPRSRTLMPHPHTPRSRTPTPSLPDTQTPRSRTPTLHSRTPTPLPDTGPSLPDTDPRSRTDTDPSLPDTDPLAPGHRPLAPGHRPLAPEHRCHVPDTDLSLPNTDTTSRAPTPRSRTPMPRSRKSLTPFLAASRKTMLAF, encoded by the coding sequence atgtggcagggactccagacaatccCAGAGATCATAAAGGGAAAGCCAGCCACGTCCCGTAACACGGACGCCTCGCTCCCGGACACCGACGCCTCGCTCCCGGACACCGACCCTCGCTCCCGGACACCGACCCCTCGCTCCCGGACACCGACGCCTCGCTCCCGGACACCGACCCCTCGCTCCCGGACACCGACCCCTCGCTCCCGGACACCGACGCCTCGCTCCCGGACACCGACCCCTCGCTCCCGGACACCGACCCCTCGCTCCCGGACACCGACGCCACGTTCCCGGACACGACCCCTCGCTCCCGGACACCGACCCCTCGCTCCCGGACACCGACGCCACGTTCCAGGACACCGACCCCTCGCTCCCGGACACCGACGCCTCGCTCCCGGACACCGACCCCTCGCTCCCGGACACCGACCCCTCGCTCCCGGACACCGACGCCTCGCTCCCGGACACCGACGCCTCGCTCCCGGACACCGACGCCTCGCTCCCGGACACCGATGCCACGTCCCGGACACCGATGCCACGTCCCAGACACCGACCCCTCGCTCCCGGACACTGATGCCACATCCCCACACCCCTCGCTCCCGGACACCGACCCCCTCGCTCCCGGACACACAGACCCCTCGCTCCCGGACACCGACCCTTCATTCCCGGACACCGACCCCGCTCCCGGACACAGGCCCCTCGCTCCCGGACACAGACCCTCGCTCCCGGACGGACACAGACCCCTCGCTCCCGGACACCGACCCCCTCGCTCCCGGACACCGACCCCTCGCTCCCGGACACCGACCTCTCGCTCCCGAACACCGATGCCACGTCCCGGACACCGACCTCTCGCTCCCGAACACCGATACCACGTCCCGGGCACCGACGCCTCGCTCCCGGACACCGATGCCTCGCTCCCGGAAAAGCTTAACACCTTTTTTGGCTGCTTCGAGGAAAacaatgctggccttctag